Proteins encoded by one window of Mesorhizobium sp. INR15:
- a CDS encoding mannitol dehydrogenase family protein: MTVKLSSSNLANMPAQVSGPRYDRAVLKPGIVHFGVGNFHRSHQAVYLDDLFNAGIGHDWALVGAGVFEGEKVGRGKLQEQDWLTTVVEQDSGHMSARVTGAMIDFLMPGDAAGIIERLADPAIRIVSLTITEGGYFIDPASGVFNPTHPDIVADAQPGATPKTVFGIILAGLMRRRDDGIVPFTVMSCDNIPHNGHVTSDGVIGLARLIDEDLANWVSDKVAFPNGMVDRITPATTDRERGILAKDFGLEDNWPVFCEPFRQWVLEDHFTDGRPPLEKVGVQFVKDVAPYELMKIRILNGGHATIAYPAGLMDIHFVHEAMQEPLVRGFLDKLEHDEIIPTVPPVPDTDLEEYYQLIENRFSNPKIGDTVRRLCLDGSNRQPKFIIPTIADRLKAGKSVAGLALESALWCRYCFGTSDSGAVIEPNDPSWDRLQATARAAKDAPAAWLAMEDIYGDVGRAASFVEAFAHALNVLWANGARATLTRYLAGKL; encoded by the coding sequence ATGACCGTGAAACTCTCTTCTTCCAATCTCGCCAATATGCCCGCGCAGGTCAGCGGCCCCCGATATGACCGTGCCGTGCTGAAACCCGGAATCGTGCATTTCGGCGTCGGCAATTTCCACCGCTCGCATCAGGCTGTCTATCTCGACGACCTGTTCAATGCAGGCATCGGCCACGACTGGGCGCTGGTTGGCGCCGGTGTGTTCGAGGGCGAGAAGGTTGGCCGTGGCAAACTGCAGGAGCAGGACTGGCTGACCACGGTGGTCGAGCAAGACAGTGGCCATATGAGCGCTCGCGTCACCGGCGCCATGATCGATTTCCTGATGCCGGGCGACGCGGCCGGCATCATCGAACGGCTTGCCGATCCGGCGATCCGCATCGTTTCGCTGACCATCACCGAAGGCGGCTATTTCATCGATCCGGCCTCCGGCGTGTTCAACCCGACCCACCCCGATATCGTTGCCGACGCCCAGCCGGGCGCGACGCCGAAAACGGTGTTCGGCATCATCCTCGCCGGGCTGATGCGGCGCCGCGACGACGGCATCGTGCCCTTCACGGTGATGTCCTGCGACAACATTCCGCACAACGGCCATGTCACCTCCGATGGGGTGATCGGTCTGGCACGGTTGATCGATGAGGATCTGGCGAACTGGGTCAGCGACAAGGTTGCCTTTCCAAACGGTATGGTCGACCGCATCACACCCGCAACCACCGACCGCGAACGCGGCATCCTGGCCAAGGATTTCGGCCTGGAGGACAATTGGCCGGTGTTTTGCGAGCCGTTCCGCCAATGGGTGCTGGAGGACCATTTCACCGACGGCCGCCCGCCGCTGGAAAAGGTCGGCGTGCAGTTCGTCAAGGATGTTGCGCCTTATGAACTGATGAAGATCCGCATCCTCAACGGCGGTCATGCCACGATCGCCTATCCCGCCGGGCTTATGGATATCCATTTTGTCCATGAAGCGATGCAGGAGCCGCTGGTGCGCGGCTTTCTCGACAAGCTCGAACATGACGAGATCATTCCGACCGTGCCGCCGGTGCCGGATACCGATCTGGAAGAATATTATCAGCTCATCGAAAACCGCTTCTCCAATCCCAAGATCGGCGACACCGTGCGGCGGCTCTGCCTCGACGGCTCAAACCGCCAGCCGAAATTCATCATCCCGACCATCGCCGATCGTTTGAAGGCCGGAAAAAGCGTTGCGGGCCTGGCGTTGGAATCGGCGCTCTGGTGCCGCTACTGCTTCGGCACCAGCGATAGCGGCGCCGTCATCGAGCCCAACGATCCGAGCTGGGACCGGCTGCAGGCAACCGCCAGGGCAGCGAAGGATGCACCGGCGGCCTGGCTTGCCATGGAGGATATCTATGGTGACGTTGGCCGCGCCGCATCGTTTGTCGAGGCTTTCGCCCATGCGCTCAACGTTCTGTGGGCGAATGGCGCCCGCGCCACGCTGACGCGCTACCTCGCCGGCAAGCTCTGA
- a CDS encoding L-iditol 2-dehydrogenase, with protein sequence MRLAGKSALITGSARGIGKAFAEAYVGEGATVAIADINLEAAEKTAAEIGGKAYAVKLDVTDLGSIDAAVKTVETRTGGLDILINNAALFDLAPIVDITKASFDKLFSVNVAGTLFMLQAAARSMIARGSGGRIINMASQAGRRGEALVGVYCATKAAVISLTQSAGLDLIKHRINVNAIAPGVVDGEHWDHVDALFAKFENRPRGEKKKLVGEGVPYGRMGTAHDLTGMAVFLASNDAEYIVAQTYNVDGGQWMS encoded by the coding sequence ATGCGCCTGGCCGGCAAATCGGCGCTGATCACGGGCTCCGCCCGTGGCATCGGCAAGGCGTTCGCCGAAGCCTATGTCGGCGAAGGCGCCACCGTTGCCATTGCCGACATCAATCTTGAGGCGGCCGAAAAGACCGCTGCCGAGATTGGCGGCAAGGCCTATGCCGTGAAGCTCGATGTCACCGATCTTGGCTCGATCGACGCTGCGGTCAAGACGGTCGAGACCAGGACCGGCGGTCTCGACATCCTGATCAACAATGCCGCCCTGTTCGACCTGGCGCCGATTGTCGACATCACCAAGGCAAGCTTTGACAAGCTGTTCTCCGTCAATGTCGCCGGCACGCTGTTCATGCTGCAGGCAGCCGCCCGGTCGATGATCGCGCGCGGCAGTGGCGGCCGGATCATCAACATGGCGAGCCAGGCTGGCCGTCGTGGCGAGGCGCTGGTCGGCGTCTATTGCGCCACCAAGGCCGCTGTCATTTCGCTGACCCAATCGGCGGGGCTCGACCTGATCAAGCACCGCATCAATGTCAACGCCATCGCGCCCGGCGTCGTCGACGGCGAACACTGGGATCACGTCGATGCCCTGTTCGCCAAATTCGAGAACCGGCCGAGGGGCGAGAAGAAGAAACTGGTCGGCGAGGGCGTGCCCTACGGCCGCATGGGCACGGCGCACGACCTTACCGGCATGGCTGTCTTTCTCGCCAGCAACGACGCCGAATACATCGTCGCCCAGACCTACAATGTCGATGGCGGCCAGTGGATGAGCTGA
- a CDS encoding ABC transporter ATP-binding protein: MGNITLKNVSKSFGSTSIIPGLDLVIENGEFVVFVGPSGCGKSTLLRLIAGLEDTSGGTINIDGRDVTGEAPAKRKLAMVFQSYALYPHMTVAKNIAFPLKMAGEDQATIDRKVKDAARVLNLTNYLERRPGQLSGGQRQRVAIGRAIVRQPSAFLFDEPLSNLDAALRGTMRLEISELHHQLKTTMIYVTHDQVEAMTMADKIVVLNAGNIEQVGSPMELYKTPKNLFVAGFIGSPKMNLIEGAPAAKYSAKTIGIRPEHLGISTTAGDWKAVVGVAEHLGSDTFLHVQAEGVGPLTVRADGELAVRHGDTIYLTPDQAKLHRFGADGKAM, translated from the coding sequence ATGGGAAACATCACGCTCAAGAACGTCTCCAAGTCCTTCGGATCGACGTCCATCATCCCGGGTCTCGACCTGGTGATCGAAAACGGGGAATTCGTCGTCTTCGTCGGCCCTTCCGGCTGCGGCAAGTCAACGCTGCTGCGCCTGATCGCCGGTCTGGAGGACACCAGCGGCGGCACCATCAACATCGATGGCCGTGATGTCACCGGCGAGGCGCCGGCCAAGCGCAAGCTGGCCATGGTGTTCCAGTCCTACGCACTTTATCCGCATATGACGGTGGCCAAGAACATCGCCTTTCCGCTGAAGATGGCGGGCGAGGATCAGGCGACCATCGACCGGAAGGTGAAGGACGCGGCGCGCGTGCTGAACCTCACCAACTATCTTGAGCGCCGGCCTGGCCAGCTCTCCGGCGGCCAGCGCCAGCGTGTTGCCATCGGCCGCGCCATCGTGCGCCAGCCTTCGGCCTTCCTGTTCGACGAGCCGCTCTCCAACCTCGATGCCGCCTTGCGCGGCACCATGCGGCTGGAGATCAGCGAGCTGCATCATCAGCTCAAGACCACCATGATCTACGTCACTCACGATCAGGTCGAAGCCATGACCATGGCCGACAAGATCGTCGTGCTGAACGCCGGCAACATCGAGCAGGTCGGCTCGCCGATGGAGCTCTACAAGACGCCGAAGAACCTGTTCGTCGCCGGCTTCATCGGTTCGCCCAAGATGAACCTGATCGAAGGCGCGCCGGCCGCCAAATACAGCGCCAAGACCATCGGCATCCGCCCCGAGCATCTGGGCATCTCGACCACGGCGGGCGACTGGAAAGCCGTCGTCGGCGTTGCCGAGCATCTGGGATCCGACACCTTCCTGCATGTCCAGGCCGAAGGTGTCGGCCCGCTGACCGTTCGTGCCGATGGCGAACTGGCCGTCCGCCACGGCGACACGATCTATCTGACGCCCGACCAGGCCAAGCTGCATCGCTTCGGCGCCGACGGAAAGGCGATGTGA
- a CDS encoding carbohydrate ABC transporter permease, with product MARSVTTQHKTIATVAAWIVALLIFFPILYTIITSFKSEQEAIQGFNLIPSGTFESYAEVQAQSGYFKFFLNSVILSVGSTILALLVAIPAAWSMAFSPGKRTKDILMWMLSTKMMPAVAVLFPIYLIFRDLGLLDSRIGLMVMLMLINLPIVVWMLYTYFREIPGEILEASRMDGASLWGEIWYVLTPMAVPGIASTMLLNIILAWNEAFWTIRLTTTEAAPLTAFISSFSSPQGLFWAKLSAASTLAIAPILIMGWFSQKQLVRGLTFGAVK from the coding sequence ATGGCACGCTCAGTCACCACCCAGCACAAGACAATCGCGACAGTTGCCGCCTGGATCGTCGCGCTGCTGATCTTCTTCCCGATCCTGTATACGATCATCACGTCGTTCAAGTCGGAGCAGGAAGCCATCCAGGGCTTCAACCTGATCCCGTCGGGAACGTTTGAGAGCTATGCCGAGGTTCAGGCGCAGAGCGGCTACTTCAAGTTCTTCCTGAACTCGGTGATCCTCTCCGTGGGATCGACCATCCTGGCTCTGCTCGTTGCCATACCGGCCGCTTGGTCAATGGCCTTCTCGCCGGGCAAGCGGACCAAGGACATCCTGATGTGGATGCTGTCCACCAAGATGATGCCGGCGGTCGCCGTGCTGTTTCCGATCTACCTGATCTTCCGTGACCTTGGACTGCTCGACAGCCGCATCGGCCTGATGGTCATGCTGATGCTGATCAACCTGCCGATCGTGGTCTGGATGCTCTACACCTACTTCCGCGAAATCCCGGGCGAGATCCTGGAAGCCTCGCGCATGGATGGCGCATCGCTGTGGGGGGAAATCTGGTACGTGCTGACGCCGATGGCGGTGCCGGGCATCGCCTCGACCATGCTGCTCAACATCATCCTGGCTTGGAACGAAGCGTTCTGGACGATCCGGCTGACCACCACGGAAGCCGCACCACTCACCGCCTTCATCAGCTCCTTCTCCAGCCCGCAAGGTCTGTTCTGGGCCAAGCTTTCGGCGGCCTCGACGCTGGCCATCGCACCGATCCTGATCATGGGCTGGTTCAGCCAGAAGCAGCTGGTGCGCGGCCTGACCTTTGGTGCGGTGAAGTAA